From one Eriocheir sinensis breed Jianghai 21 chromosome 60, ASM2467909v1, whole genome shotgun sequence genomic stretch:
- the LOC126985609 gene encoding transducin beta-like protein 2, which yields MMKISLPGDVKSFKVSEVAKKTAANRTVQIWSTKDFNLKEHKSVRGNIEFDFATKVCWSPDGKAVILHKSVANTIEVYKLTKRPDGSLGSPQVSLTFPQHDREADVIALDVAVTGKFIMSCNNKNQLIIWGLRGEVMEMVDTRHGDTYSATLSPCGRFVATTGFTPDVKVWEVKFSKAGNFEGIKRAFDLSGHKAGIYSCSINSDSTRMVSVSKDGTWRLFDTNIEYQKGQLVYLLKSGPYENKTQPALIRLAPDGRTIAIASAASLTFFSAITGDILNTINDIYAGNIIELCFDPESKLLLTMGDRHVRVFHNVAGYHAAIQDLEASHKKATSAAMRDRINQQIKEAKKALETIQKLTRVKSKNK from the exons ATGATGAAAATTTCTTTGCCGGGTGACGTGAAAAGTTTCAAAGTGAGTGAAGTGGCGAAAAAGACTGCAGCGA ATCGCACGGTACAGATCTGGTCGACGAAGGACTTCaacctaaaggaacacaaaaGCGTCCGAGGCAACATTGAGTTCGACTTCGCCACCAAGGTCTGCTGGAGTCCTGATGGCAAGGCGGTCATCCTGCACAAGTCCGTCGCCAACACCATTGAGGTCTACAAGCTCACGAAGAGGCCTGATGGTTCTCTCGGCAGCCCACAGGTGTCGCTTACCTTCCCGCAG CATGACAGGGAGGCGGACGTGATAGCCTTGGACGTGGCGGTGACGGGCAAGTTCATCATGTCCTGCAACAACAAGAACCAACTGATCATCTGGGGCCTGCGCGGcgaggtgatggagatggtggacaCGCGGCACGGAGACACGTACTCAGCAACCCTGTCCCCGTGTGGCAGATTCGTGGCCACTACAG gCTTCACCCCGGATGTCAAGGTGTGGGAGGTGAAATTCAGCAAGGCCGGGAACTTTGAGGGCATCAAGCGTGCCTTCGACCTGTCGGGGCACAAGGCCGGCATCTACAGCTGCAGCATAAACAGCGACTCCACGCGCATGGTCTCCGTCTCCAAGGATGGCACCTGGAGACTCTTCGACACCAACA TTGAGTACCAGAAGGGCCAGCTGGTGTACCTCCTCAAGTCCGGCCCCTACGAGAACAAGACTCAGCCGGCCCTCATCCGCCTCGCCCCGGACGGCCGCACCATCGCCATCGCCTCGGCCGCCTCGCTCACCTTCTTCTCGGCCATCACCGGCGACATCCTCAACACCATCAACGACATCTACGCAG GAAACATCATTGAACTCTGCTTTGACCCGGAGAGCAAGCTGCTGCTGACCATGGGTGACCGCCACGTGAGGGTGTTCCACAATGTTGCTGGCTACCACGCCGCCATACAG GACTTAGAGGCCAGCCACAAGAAGGCGACCTCGGCAGCCATGCGGGACAGGATCAACCAGCAGATCAAAGAGGCCAAGAAGGCTCTTGAGACCATCCAGAAGCTCACCCGCGTCAAGTCCAAGAACAAGTGA
- the LOC126985740 gene encoding uncharacterized protein LOC126985740: protein MAGADTHAAADPTMFFISLVVGATVIVLLWLMRRSQAQGGDTRDKSGQKKKQQQQQKDDSSSKQSSGKGGKKKQQQQQQQAGSWRKAASVQFNHPELLTSLKGHTGNLTSGGFSANGKHFISAADVCRGRRFDPGGEEEGAEGCFSLPLLEDGSVGSGSGADELDSSSSVSSSSHLAASNCPTDTEEACSSSSGTKMSRRQRKNKNKSKTKMKSKSERQGGGTGPEGGEGSSSAIVVASTQQLFERLGKTEEEMRQLVLPLCCTVEARVLNGYPFTSGGSGVHVFRPSGGYTTLAAVLGGAGAHHPALLEEEAAPAATPPPTLVEDEATSDYSEPDESLVNPGGSDCCADDNDSQDTSSGISSDSKEGEGEGRDWWCGCGGEAAGAAPPSASLRVERCKRCRQSFSLAANGTRPCEYHPCKVSMRQDGTLRYLCCSKLKGVAGCTAAPMHVYHNLRSGLNGPLEGYTSTRPGPARVVGLDCEMVFTSEGFELARVTAVAVSGRVLLDAYVRPRGHVLDYNTQFSGITAQHMTAAVSFTEARERLLAVATADTVLVGHSLEGDLAALRLLHGLVVDTALLFKAPQHHQGLMASCPPIKQSLKALAKRHLGRDIQTDATGHDSLEDATVVLDLVLSHFIESHKVSKVAPLPPALKNM from the exons ATGGCGGGAGCGGACACACACGCCGCCGCCGATCCCACCATGTTTTTCATTTCCCTAGTCGTCGGGGCCACTGTGATCGTTCTATTATGGCTCATGCGACGCTCCCAGGCCCAGGGCGGCGACACGCGGGACAAGAGCG gacagaagaagaagcagcaacagcaacagaaaGACGACAGTTCCAGCAAGCAGAGCAGCGGAAAGGGAGGCAAAaagaaacaacagcaacagcagcaacaggccGGGAGTTGGCGGAAGGCAGCATCGGTACAGTTCAACCACCCCGAACTCCTCACGTCGCTTAAGGGCCACACCGGAAACCTCACCAGCGGGGGGTTCTCGGCCAACGGCAAGCACTTCATCTCGGCGGCCGATG TGTGCCGTGGCCGTCGCTTTGACccaggcggggaggaggagggggcagaggggtGCTTCTCCCTGCCGCTGCTGGAGGACGGCAGCGTCGGCAGCGGCAGTGGCGCGGACGAGCTAGACAGCTCGTCGTCGGTGAGCAGCAGCAGCCACCTGGCCGCCAGCAACTGTCCCACAGACACCGAGGAagcctgcagcagcagcagcggcaccaAGATGTCGCGGCGGCAgcgcaagaacaagaacaagagcaagaccAAGATGAAGAGCAAGAGTGAACGTCAGGGTGGCGGCACCGGCCCCGAGGGTGGCGAGGGCAGCAGCAGTGCCATCGTGGTGGCCAGCACGCAGCAGCTGTTTGAGCGGCTGggcaagacggaggaggagatgcGCCAGCTGGTGCTGCCGCTGTGCTGCACCGTGGAGGCGCGCGTGCTCAACGGCTACCCCTTCACCAGCGGCGGCAGCGGCGTGCATGTGTTCCGCCCCTCCGGCGGCTACACCACGCTGGCAGCCGTCCTGGGCGGGGCCGGGGCACACCACCCCgccctgctggaggaggaggccgCCCCGGCAGCCACCCCACCGCCCACCCTGGTGGAGGACGAGGCCACCTCAGACTACTCCGAGCCAGACGAGTCCTTGGTCAACCCCGGCGGCAGCGACTGCTGCGCTGACGACAACGACAGCCAAGATACCTCGTCCGGCATCAGCTCTGACagcaaggagggggagggggaggggcgggacTGGTGGTGTGGCTGTGGGGGGGAGGCGGCCGGGGCAGCGCCGCCCTCTGCCTCCCTGCGTGTGGAGCGCTGCAAGCGTTGCCGGCAGAGCTTCAGCCTGGCGGCCAACGGGACGCGGCCCTGTGAGTACCACCCCTGCAAGGTGTCCATGCGTCAAGACGGCACGCTGCGGTACCTCTGCTGCAGCAAGCTGAAGGGCGTGGCCGGCTGCACCGCCGCCCCCATGCATGTGTACCACAACCTGCGCAGCGGCCTCAACGGGCCCCTGGAGGGGTACACCAGCACGCGGCCCGGCCCGGCCAGGGTGGTGGGCCTGGACTGTGAGATGGTGTTCACCTCGGAGGGCTTTGAGCTGGCACGGGTGACGGCAGTGGCCGTGAGTGGCCGTGTGCTGCTGGATGCCTATGTGAGGCCGCGGGGCCACGTGCTGGACTACAACACACAGTTCTCCGGCATCACGGCGCAGCACATGACCGCGGCGGTGAGCTTCACCGAGGCGAGGGAGAGGCTGCTGGCGGTGGCGACAGCAGACACTGTGCTGGTGGGCCACAGCCTGGAGGGTGACCTGGCGGCGCTGCGACTGCTGCATGGACTCGTTGTGGACACGGCGCTGCTGTTCAAGGCGCCGCAGCACCACCAGGGCCTCATGGCATCCTGCCCGCCCATCAAACAGTCCCTCAAGGCACTGGCCAAGAGGCACCTTGGCCGGGACATCCAGACCGACGCAACGGGCCACGACAGCCTCGAGGATGCCACGGTGGTCCTGGACTTGGTCCTCAGCCACTTCATAGAATCTCACAAAGTGTCCAAGGTGGCGCCGCTGCCGCCCGCCCTCAAGAACATGTGA